The following are encoded in a window of Panulirus ornatus isolate Po-2019 chromosome 6, ASM3632096v1, whole genome shotgun sequence genomic DNA:
- the LOC139749244 gene encoding innexin inx2-like, whose translation MAILGALSSVKVKVDLKPVVDNIVFRLHYRYTYTVYMVSTLLATLYDAIGNRIDCMTGIDSDSFNDVVNNYCFIMGTFTVDRLHGLQVGVDVPHPGVGPQQGHEPTTYHTYYQWVPFVLFVQGLMFYVPHWLWKVWEGGLFKEVIQDLSIRDYLGNDLKIYFDREKKLDTLSKYVSHHMNGHRSWAYKFFLCEFLNLGVVVATVFFTDWFLGGQFLTYGADVFEVAGLDPENRTDPMSYVFPRMTKCTFRSFGSSGTIQVRDVMCLIATNIINEKIYIFLWVWLVLLTTLTSVFLIYRLLTIFLPFLRRLCLRVMVNQEMRKDVESVMRRASLSDWFLLFSLGKNMEANVFSEFIHYFAGELVHSTDTLPVADQEKQNLKP comes from the exons ATGGCGATTCTCGGAGCTTTGTCGTCGGTAAAAGTGAAGGTTGACTTGAAGCCCGTGGTGGACAACATCGTCTTCCGCTTACACTACCGCTACACTTACACGGTATACATGGTGTCCACATTGCTGGCCACGCTCTACGATGCTATAG GTAACAGAATCGACTGTATGACCGGAATTGATTCCGACTCGTTCAACGACGTGGTCAACAACTACTGCTTCATCATGGGCACGTTCACAGTGGACCGGCTTCATGGGCTACAGGTTGGGGTAGACGTTCCCCATCCCGGCGTGGGGCCACAACAAGGCCACGAACCCACCACATACCATACCTACTATCAGTGGGTTCCCTTCGTCCTCTTCGTCCAG GGCTTGATGTTCTACGTGCCTCACTGGCTGTGGAAGGTGTGGGAAGGCGGCCTCTTCAAGGAGGTCATCCAGGACCTCTCCATACGTGATTATCTCGGTAACGACCTCAAGATTTATTTCGACCGAGAAAAAAA gCTCGATACCTTGTCTAAATACGTCAGTCACCACATGAATGGTCACAGAAGCTGGGCTTACAAGTTCTTCTTGTGTGAGTTCCTCAACCTGGGCGTCGTGGTGGCTACTGTCTTCTTCACCGACTGGTTCCTCGGTGGTCAGTTCCTCACATACGGCGCCGAC GTGTTTGAGGTGGCCGGGTTGGACCCCGAGAACCGCACGGATCCGATGTCTTACGTCTTCCCCAGGATGACCAAATGTACCTTCAGGAGCTTCGGTTCCTCAGGCACCATCCAGGTGCGTGACGTCATGTGCCTCATCGCGACCAACATCATCAATGAGAAG ATATACATATTCCTGTGGGTCTGGTTGGTGCTCCTGACGACCCTGACCTCCGTCTTCCTGATCTACCGACTCCTGACCATCTTCCTGCCCTTCCTGAGGCGCCTGTGTCTGAGG GTTATGGTGAACCAAGAGATGAGGAAGGACGTTGAGTCCGTCATGAGGAGGGCTTCACTGAGCGACTGGTTCCTTCTCTTCAGCCTCGGAAAGAACATGGAGGCAAACGTCTTCAGCGAGTTCATCCACTACTTCGCAGGAGAACTGGTGCACTCCACAGATACGCTGCCCGTCGCCGACCAGGAGAAGCAGAACCTCAAACCGTGA
- the LOC139749242 gene encoding innexin inx2-like isoform X1 encodes MVFGPLRKVRVKVQVKPAVENLVFRLHYRYTYVIYMLSALLATLYNIVGKKIDCMTGVGSASFNDVVNNYCFIMGTFTVDRLHGLQVGVDVPHPGVGPQQGHEPTTYHTYYQWVPFVLFVQGLMFYVPHWLWKVWEGGLFKEVIQDLSIRKYLGSDLRNYVRREEMFQTLSTYVIHQGSEHRSWAYKFFLCEFLNLGVVVATVFFTDWFLGGQFLTYGADVFEVAGLDPENRTDPMSYVFPRMTKCTFRSFGSSGTIQVRDVMCLIATNIINEKIYLFLWVWLILLTCATSVWLVLRVLTIVLPFYRQFLLKLHVREGHRKEVSTFMKRASVSDWFLLISLAKNMEISVFSEFVSHLVAQVAISADTFPVDNCQEKNGSPFSSSVEKKKQEMLER; translated from the exons ATGGTTTTCGGACCGCTTCGGAAAGTTAGAGTGAAGGTGCAGGTGAAGCCTGCAGTGGAGAACCTTGTCTTCCGTCTTCACTATCGATACACATACGTTATATACATGTTGTCCGCGTTGCTCGCTACACTCTACAACATAGTAG GTAAGAAAATCGACTGTATGACCGGGGTTGGCTCGGCCTCGTTCAACGACGTGGTCAACAACTACTGCTTCATCATGGGCACGTTCACAGTGGACCGGCTTCATGGGCTACAGGTTGGGGTAGACGTTCCCCATCCCGGCGTGGGGCCACAACAAGGCCACGAACCCACCACATACCATACCTACTATCAGTGGGTTCCCTTCGTCCTCTTCGTCCAG GGCTTGATGTTCTACGTGCCTCACTGGCTGTGGAAGGTGTGGGAAGGCGGCCTCTTCAAGGAGGTCATCCAGGACCTCTCCATACGCAAGTACCTCGGCTCCGACCTTAGGAACTACGTGCGACGTGAAGAGAT GTTCCAAACCCTCTCAACGTATGTCATCCACCAAGGAAGTGAACACAGAAGCTGGGCTTACAAGTTCTTCTTGTGTGAGTTCCTCAACCTGGGCGTCGTGGTGGCTACTGTCTTCTTCACCGACTGGTTCCTCGGTGGTCAGTTCCTCACATACGGCGCCGAC GTGTTTGAGGTGGCCGGGTTGGACCCCGAGAACCGCACGGATCCGATGTCTTACGTCTTCCCCAGGATGACCAAATGTACCTTCAGGAGCTTCGGTTCCTCAGGCACCATCCAGGTGCGTGACGTCATGTGCCTCATCGCGACCAACATCATCAATGAGAAG ATCTATCTCTTCCTGTGGGTGTGGCTTATTCTGCTGACGTGTGCAACGTCGGTGTGGCTGGTGCTGCGCGTCCTTACCATCGTCCTTCCCTTCTACAGGCAGTTCCTCCTGAAG CTGCACGTGAGAGAGGGACACAGGAAGGAGGTGTCAACATTCATGAAGCGGGCGAGTGTGAGCGACTGGTTCCTGCTGATCAGCCTGGCCAAGAATATGGAGATCAGCGTCTTCAGTGAGTTCGTTAGTCACCTTGTCGCTCAGGTTGCCATTTCCGCAGACACCTTCCCTGTCGACAACTGCCAGGAAAAGAATGGTTCACCTTTTTCATCTTCTGTCgagaagaagaaacaagaaatgTTAGAGAGATAA
- the LOC139749242 gene encoding innexin inx2-like isoform X2, whose product MTGVGSASFNDVVNNYCFIMGTFTVDRLHGLQVGVDVPHPGVGPQQGHEPTTYHTYYQWVPFVLFVQGLMFYVPHWLWKVWEGGLFKEVIQDLSIRKYLGSDLRNYVRREEMFQTLSTYVIHQGSEHRSWAYKFFLCEFLNLGVVVATVFFTDWFLGGQFLTYGADVFEVAGLDPENRTDPMSYVFPRMTKCTFRSFGSSGTIQVRDVMCLIATNIINEKIYLFLWVWLILLTCATSVWLVLRVLTIVLPFYRQFLLKLHVREGHRKEVSTFMKRASVSDWFLLISLAKNMEISVFSEFVSHLVAQVAISADTFPVDNCQEKNGSPFSSSVEKKKQEMLER is encoded by the exons ATGACCGGGGTTGGCTCGGCCTCGTTCAACGACGTGGTCAACAACTACTGCTTCATCATGGGCACGTTCACAGTGGACCGGCTTCATGGGCTACAGGTTGGGGTAGACGTTCCCCATCCCGGCGTGGGGCCACAACAAGGCCACGAACCCACCACATACCATACCTACTATCAGTGGGTTCCCTTCGTCCTCTTCGTCCAG GGCTTGATGTTCTACGTGCCTCACTGGCTGTGGAAGGTGTGGGAAGGCGGCCTCTTCAAGGAGGTCATCCAGGACCTCTCCATACGCAAGTACCTCGGCTCCGACCTTAGGAACTACGTGCGACGTGAAGAGAT GTTCCAAACCCTCTCAACGTATGTCATCCACCAAGGAAGTGAACACAGAAGCTGGGCTTACAAGTTCTTCTTGTGTGAGTTCCTCAACCTGGGCGTCGTGGTGGCTACTGTCTTCTTCACCGACTGGTTCCTCGGTGGTCAGTTCCTCACATACGGCGCCGAC GTGTTTGAGGTGGCCGGGTTGGACCCCGAGAACCGCACGGATCCGATGTCTTACGTCTTCCCCAGGATGACCAAATGTACCTTCAGGAGCTTCGGTTCCTCAGGCACCATCCAGGTGCGTGACGTCATGTGCCTCATCGCGACCAACATCATCAATGAGAAG ATCTATCTCTTCCTGTGGGTGTGGCTTATTCTGCTGACGTGTGCAACGTCGGTGTGGCTGGTGCTGCGCGTCCTTACCATCGTCCTTCCCTTCTACAGGCAGTTCCTCCTGAAG CTGCACGTGAGAGAGGGACACAGGAAGGAGGTGTCAACATTCATGAAGCGGGCGAGTGTGAGCGACTGGTTCCTGCTGATCAGCCTGGCCAAGAATATGGAGATCAGCGTCTTCAGTGAGTTCGTTAGTCACCTTGTCGCTCAGGTTGCCATTTCCGCAGACACCTTCCCTGTCGACAACTGCCAGGAAAAGAATGGTTCACCTTTTTCATCTTCTGTCgagaagaagaaacaagaaatgTTAGAGAGATAA
- the LOC139749243 gene encoding innexin inx3-like has product MVLPVLAALAGVFKVNYSRTLVDSRVFRLHYQWTTSFCFICSALVTASDYVGDAIQCLQDYEEAPKPITTYCWISSTYTINSTGPVSGLGLYRPKIHEQHFHSYYQWVPAVLFLQGCLFYLPHFIWKFGEKKQVDKLLQDLNKGIFDNDAKKKIENIVQYLKDTRGLNIQYALGYFLCESLNLINVLGQMFLMNAFLGGLFMTYGIKVFKFLASNDATRNDALMETFPRVTQCNFHMFGSGGEIQKKNVLCVLPQNIINEKIYLVMWLWFIILTVATILQLLWLLVVFYSPSLRIHRLQHHTKTTLIPAIEGAVRRMQLGDYCLLESIGCNLNHLRFRELLQGVAKLDRGVHAPTAPQLVGTYRPLYRLSESDNTLPRKRFPQVADTSF; this is encoded by the exons ATGGTTTTGCCGGTGCTGGCTGCCCTCGCTGGGGTGTTCAAAGTCAACTATTCGCGCACTCTTGTCGACAGTCGAGTCTTCCGCCTGCACTACCAGTGGACCACCTCCTTCTGCTTCATCTGCTCCGCCCTCGTCACCGCCTCTGACTACGTAGGCGATGCCATCCAATGTTTGCAGGACTACGAAGAAGCTCCCAAACCTATCACAACGTATTGCTGGatctcctccacctacaccatcaacTCCACTGGGC CCGTATCCGGGTTAGGGCTGTACAGACCCAAGATCCACGAACAACATTTCCATTCCTACTACCAGTGGGTGCCAGCTGTCCTCTTCCTCCAG GGTTGCCTCTTCTACCTGCCTCACTTCATATGGAAGTTCGGCGAAAAGAAGCAAGTGGACAAACTGCTGCAGGACCTGAACAAAGGAATCTTTGACAACGATGCCAAGAAGAAGATCGAAAATATTGTTCA GTACCTAAAGGACACGCGAGGCCTCAACATCCAGTACGCTCTTGGCTACTTCCTGTGTGAGAGTCTCAACCTGATCAACGTGTTGGGACAAATGTTTCTGATGAATGCCTTTCTCGGTGGCCTCTTCATGACCTACGGTATTAAG GTGTTTAAGTTTCTGGCATCGAACGACGCTACGCGGAATGACGCCTTGATGGAGACCTTTCCCAGGGTGACCCAGTGCAACTTCCACATGTTCGGGTCGGGCGGTGAGATCCAGAAGAAGAACGTGCTGTGTGTCCTTCCGCAGAACATCATCAACGAGAAGATCTACCTAGTGATGTGGCTGTGGTTCATCATCCTTACCGTGGCAACCATCCTCCAG ctgTTGTGGCTCCTGGTAGTGTTCTACAGCCCTTCTCTCCGGATCCACCGCCTCCAACACCACACGAAAACTACTCTCATCCCTGCCATTGAAGGAGCTGTCCGCCGTATGCAGCTGGGCGACTACTGTCTGCTTGAGAGCATCGGCTGTAACCTTAACCACCTCAGATTTCGGGAGCTGCTGCAGGGCGTTGCAAAACTGGACAGGGGGGTTCACGCCCCCACAGCTCCTCAACTTGTGGGGACTTACAGGCCCTTGTACCGCCTGAGTGAGTCAGACAACACCCTCCCACGCAAGAGGTTCCCGCAAGTCGCTGACACGAGTTTCTAG